The following proteins are co-located in the Spirosoma montaniterrae genome:
- a CDS encoding NADP-dependent glyceraldehyde-3-phosphate dehydrogenase, whose product MSQTTFIPLETLFPVNASQIPAEFQIEPVHQREYLLNGEMRPWQGKLSDVYSPICMPDADGKLQRQLVGSFPVCGPEQAMEALDAAVAAYDNGRGEWPQMSVAGRIACMETFVGKMLDQRKLVISLIMWEIGKNLADATKEFDRTVKYIYDTIDTLKNMDRNSSRFRIEEGVIGQIRRSPLGVVLAMGPFNYPLNETYTTLIPTILMGNTILFKTPKHGSLLHYPLLEAFRTSFPKGVINSLYGRGADVVPPVMQSGKVNVLTLIGSSRVADELQRHHPKLNRLRSIMSLDAKNAAIILPDADLDVAVKECLLGALSFNGQRCTAIKIIWAHRSVVDAFLNRFCPEVSKLKPGMPWVDGAQITPLPEPGKTKYLADIIADAEAGGATIQNEGGGDTVASLFRPAVMYPVQEGMRLYREEQFGPVIPVVAYDDEEEFIQYLITDDHGMQASIFGTDTDAIARLIDPLVTLVSRVNINAQCQRGPDTFPFTGRKDSAEGTLSVEDALRSFSIRSAVATKDTPANKHILNEIVSQHKSEFLSTNFIF is encoded by the coding sequence ATGTCTCAAACTACCTTTATTCCGTTAGAAACTCTTTTTCCTGTCAACGCTTCGCAGATTCCTGCCGAGTTTCAGATTGAACCCGTCCACCAGCGCGAGTACCTGCTCAATGGCGAGATGCGCCCGTGGCAAGGCAAACTATCCGATGTGTATTCGCCCATCTGTATGCCCGATGCAGACGGAAAGCTGCAACGTCAGCTCGTTGGTAGCTTCCCGGTCTGTGGCCCCGAACAGGCAATGGAAGCCCTCGATGCTGCCGTGGCCGCTTACGATAACGGTCGGGGCGAATGGCCGCAGATGTCGGTGGCGGGCCGCATTGCCTGCATGGAAACCTTCGTGGGCAAAATGCTCGATCAGCGGAAGTTAGTTATCAGCCTGATTATGTGGGAGATCGGCAAAAACCTCGCCGATGCTACCAAAGAATTTGACCGGACGGTGAAGTATATCTACGACACTATCGACACGCTCAAAAACATGGACCGCAACTCGTCGAGGTTTCGGATCGAAGAGGGTGTGATTGGGCAGATTCGGCGGTCACCCCTCGGCGTGGTGCTGGCAATGGGACCGTTCAATTACCCGCTCAACGAAACGTACACGACGCTGATTCCGACGATTCTGATGGGCAATACCATTCTATTTAAAACGCCCAAACACGGTTCATTGCTGCATTACCCGCTGCTCGAAGCCTTCCGAACCAGCTTCCCGAAAGGCGTCATTAACTCGCTCTACGGGCGCGGGGCCGACGTGGTGCCGCCCGTGATGCAGTCGGGTAAGGTCAATGTGCTAACCCTTATCGGTAGCAGTCGCGTGGCCGACGAGTTGCAGCGACATCATCCTAAACTAAACCGGCTGCGTTCGATTATGAGCCTTGATGCCAAAAATGCGGCCATCATTCTGCCCGATGCCGACCTCGACGTGGCCGTGAAAGAATGCCTGTTAGGTGCGCTATCGTTTAATGGGCAGCGATGTACGGCCATCAAGATTATCTGGGCGCACCGTTCCGTCGTTGATGCGTTTCTGAACCGTTTTTGCCCTGAAGTAAGCAAACTCAAACCCGGTATGCCGTGGGTCGATGGCGCGCAGATTACGCCCTTGCCTGAACCCGGCAAAACCAAATACTTAGCCGATATTATTGCCGATGCTGAGGCCGGAGGGGCTACCATCCAAAACGAAGGCGGTGGCGACACGGTGGCTTCACTTTTCCGCCCGGCGGTAATGTATCCAGTGCAGGAAGGAATGCGACTGTACCGGGAAGAACAGTTCGGTCCGGTAATACCGGTGGTGGCTTACGACGACGAAGAGGAGTTTATCCAATACCTCATCACCGACGACCATGGGATGCAGGCCAGTATTTTTGGTACTGATACTGACGCCATTGCCCGGCTCATCGACCCGTTGGTAACACTCGTGAGCCGCGTCAACATCAATGCTCAGTGTCAGCGGGGGCCGGACACGTTCCCGTTCACGGGTCGCAAAGACTCTGCCGAAGGAACGCTCTCGGTAGAAGACGCGCTACGTTCATTCTCCATTCGCTCGGCAGTGGCTACGAAAGACACACCTGCCAATAAACATATTCTGAACGAGATTGTCAGTCAGCACAAATCTGAATTTTTAAGCACGAATTTCATCTTTTAA
- a CDS encoding SPFH domain-containing protein, with the protein MGLFDFIRNEFIEVIDWVDNSTDTVIWKFPDNGNNIKYGAQLTVRESQMAVFMNEGKIADVYPPGRYELTTQNMPIMTTLRSWKFGFESPFKADVYFVSTKQFTNLKWGTQNPIIVRDPELKQVRIRAFGVFSLRVTDGGRFIKEFGGTTPVVRLGDLEEQLRTAIVSKFSDTLAELGVSVFDLSRNYQELGEKLRPVLQDDFSAYGLELTKFYIENTSLPPEVEAFLDKTTQMNMAGDMARFQQFQAGVALEKAAEEGGVGGAAVLMGGLGNFMGNTNAQNAQPQQPAVDEKTKTMELLKQLADLKNAGVLTEDEFAAKKAELLAKL; encoded by the coding sequence GTGGGCCTTTTTGATTTTATTCGCAACGAGTTTATTGAGGTTATCGACTGGGTCGATAACTCGACCGATACGGTTATCTGGAAATTTCCCGACAACGGCAACAACATCAAATACGGAGCGCAATTAACCGTTCGTGAATCGCAGATGGCCGTGTTTATGAACGAGGGTAAGATTGCCGATGTGTATCCGCCGGGCCGCTACGAACTCACCACCCAGAACATGCCAATCATGACCACGCTGCGGTCGTGGAAGTTCGGGTTCGAGTCGCCGTTCAAAGCCGATGTGTACTTTGTTTCGACCAAGCAGTTTACGAATCTGAAATGGGGTACGCAGAATCCGATCATCGTGCGCGACCCCGAACTGAAGCAGGTACGTATTCGGGCATTTGGCGTTTTTTCGCTGCGTGTTACCGACGGAGGCAGGTTCATTAAAGAGTTTGGCGGCACAACGCCCGTGGTGCGGCTGGGCGATCTGGAAGAACAACTCCGCACGGCTATCGTCAGTAAGTTTTCGGATACGCTGGCCGAACTGGGCGTGTCGGTCTTCGATCTGTCGCGTAACTACCAGGAATTGGGTGAGAAACTCCGCCCAGTTTTGCAGGACGACTTTTCGGCTTATGGGCTGGAACTGACGAAGTTTTACATCGAAAACACCAGTCTGCCGCCCGAAGTCGAAGCGTTTTTGGACAAAACTACGCAGATGAACATGGCGGGCGACATGGCCCGGTTTCAGCAGTTTCAGGCCGGGGTTGCGCTCGAAAAAGCCGCCGAAGAGGGCGGAGTCGGTGGTGCGGCTGTGCTGATGGGTGGATTGGGTAATTTTATGGGTAACACCAACGCCCAAAACGCTCAGCCTCAGCAGCCTGCTGTAGATGAGAAGACCAAAACAATGGAATTGCTCAAACAGTTGGCCGATCTGAAAAACGCGGGTGTGCTGACCGAAGACGAATTTGCGGCTAAAAAAGCCGAACTGCTGGCTAAACTCTGA
- a CDS encoding ABC transporter ATP-binding protein, which produces MLTATKLTKYYPDVRAVRNVSLTLDAGRIMALVGESGSGKSTLLNLLAGLADADAGEVRFNDERVVGPSEKLVPGHPQIRLVPQEYQLMPNVSVRENITFALRYYEKNYRDFRVNELLRLCRLTDVQHRLPRQVSGGEKQRTAIARAVADRSPGSAGVVLLLDEPFSHLDLPNRLIVRDLLFDLVQHDHMTCLFVTHDATDALSIADMLGILRDGKLVQLGSPFDVYRQPATAYAARMTGTANILKAKHLPALGLPKTDDPDALVCLRPEAIMFDDTGVVGTVRAVFFRGSFSEVDVELSRYVCVRALTNRHGLRAGQQVGVRVAAESVWQIGY; this is translated from the coding sequence TTGCTCACCGCCACCAAACTGACCAAATATTACCCCGACGTGCGGGCCGTGCGGAACGTATCGCTGACGCTTGATGCGGGGCGGATTATGGCACTGGTGGGCGAGAGCGGTTCCGGTAAAAGTACGCTGCTGAATTTGCTGGCGGGTTTGGCCGATGCCGACGCGGGTGAGGTGCGATTCAACGATGAACGCGTAGTAGGGCCAAGTGAGAAGCTGGTGCCGGGCCACCCGCAAATTCGGCTCGTGCCGCAGGAGTACCAGTTGATGCCGAACGTATCGGTTCGCGAAAATATCACCTTCGCGCTGCGCTATTACGAGAAAAACTACCGCGACTTCCGGGTGAACGAACTGCTCCGCCTTTGCCGCCTGACCGATGTGCAGCATCGATTGCCACGTCAGGTGTCGGGGGGCGAAAAACAGCGCACGGCCATTGCCCGTGCTGTGGCCGACCGTTCGCCGGGTAGCGCGGGTGTAGTGCTGTTGTTAGACGAACCGTTCAGTCATCTTGATTTACCCAACCGACTCATTGTCCGCGACCTGCTGTTCGATCTCGTTCAGCACGATCATATGACTTGCCTGTTCGTCACGCACGACGCCACCGACGCACTCTCCATTGCCGATATGCTCGGTATCCTGCGCGATGGGAAACTTGTTCAGCTTGGTTCGCCTTTCGACGTTTACCGGCAACCCGCTACAGCCTATGCTGCCCGAATGACCGGCACCGCCAACATACTGAAAGCGAAACATTTGCCCGCCCTCGGCTTGCCCAAAACCGACGACCCCGACGCGTTGGTTTGCCTGCGCCCTGAAGCGATTATGTTCGATGATACAGGCGTAGTGGGTACTGTGCGTGCGGTATTCTTCCGGGGAAGTTTCTCCGAAGTTGATGTCGAACTGTCGCGTTACGTATGCGTTCGTGCGCTCACAAACCGCCACGGCCTGCGGGCAGGGCAGCAGGTAGGAGTGAGGGTGGCCGCAGAATCAGTTTGGCAGATAGGCTATTGA
- a CDS encoding AAA family ATPase, whose protein sequence is MPYSSDVAAAEALSHSYQKLKSEISKVVIGQDDTVRLLLTAIFCQGHCLLVGVPGLAKTLLIQTIASALHLDFNRIQFTPDLMPSDILGSETLDQERNFKFIKGPVFANIILADEINRTPPKTQSALLEAMQEYSVTIAGQKYPLGRPFFVLATQNPIEQEGTYPLPEAQLDRFMFNIYLDYPSYQSELDIVKSTTSDKRPDVQRVITGDEIREFQQLVRRVPVVDNVVEYAVSLVHKTRPNTERGSADANQYLEWGAGPRASQALILAAKCNALLNNKYSPDIEDVRAVAMPILRHRIVRNFKAEAEGITVEQLVKRMM, encoded by the coding sequence GTGCCTTACTCATCCGACGTAGCGGCTGCTGAAGCCCTTTCCCATTCATATCAGAAGCTTAAATCCGAAATTTCTAAAGTTGTTATTGGTCAGGACGACACCGTTCGGCTGCTGCTGACGGCCATTTTCTGTCAGGGCCACTGCCTGTTGGTGGGCGTACCGGGGCTGGCAAAAACGTTGCTCATCCAGACCATTGCCAGCGCATTGCACCTCGATTTCAATCGGATTCAGTTCACGCCCGACCTGATGCCGTCCGATATTCTCGGCTCCGAAACGCTGGATCAGGAACGCAACTTCAAATTTATTAAAGGGCCTGTTTTCGCGAACATTATTCTGGCCGACGAGATTAACCGGACACCCCCGAAAACACAATCGGCCCTGCTTGAAGCCATGCAGGAATATTCGGTAACGATTGCCGGGCAGAAATACCCGCTGGGTCGTCCGTTTTTTGTGCTGGCAACACAAAACCCTATCGAACAGGAGGGTACGTATCCGCTGCCCGAAGCGCAGTTAGACCGCTTCATGTTCAATATCTACCTCGATTATCCATCGTACCAATCGGAGTTGGACATTGTGAAAAGCACTACATCGGATAAGAGACCAGACGTGCAGCGCGTCATTACGGGCGACGAAATTCGGGAGTTTCAGCAGTTAGTGCGCCGGGTGCCGGTAGTTGACAATGTGGTTGAATACGCCGTGTCGCTCGTGCATAAAACCCGACCCAACACTGAACGCGGTTCAGCCGATGCCAATCAATACCTTGAGTGGGGTGCGGGGCCACGAGCTTCACAGGCACTGATTCTGGCAGCTAAATGCAATGCTCTGCTCAACAACAAGTATTCACCCGATATTGAAGACGTGCGGGCGGTGGCTATGCCTATTCTGCGCCACCGTATCGTGCGAAACTTCAAGGCAGAAGCCGAAGGCATTACGGTTGAACAGTTGGTGAAACGGATGATGTAA
- a CDS encoding peptidylprolyl isomerase encodes MKKVLTNTLILFMGFFAIAPAFGQGQGISLNKIIAKVDNYYVLKTDLEEAYQSYVGQNQTPPQKCQLLESLVINKMMLAKAEIDSVVVEDKLVDNELDSRMQYMIQQFGSDKNIVEAYGKSLEMLKSELRQQVKDQKVVQKMQQKITSDMKVTPREVKKFFEEIPKDSLPYMPAEVEVGQIVRFAKPTKEQKDALKQRLLDIKKRVQDGEDFAKLAKEFSEDVGSAQNGGDLGFAKRGMMVAPFEGAALKLKPNEMSDVVESDFGLHLIQLLETRGAEYHARHILLRPDYNRLDLAGPTKYLDSLRALIVVDSLKFEKAAKEYSDDKSTADAGGLLRNPETGSSRLAMDGSMEYAMFQMLDTMAVGSISKPLAYRTEDGKSAVRLLFYKSKIAPHTADYKLDFEKLQNIVLTNKKNRAIDEWFRKSVADVYITVDPEFSSCRIFGTTQNSAAQVGGGGN; translated from the coding sequence ATGAAAAAAGTACTAACCAACACGCTGATTCTGTTTATGGGCTTTTTTGCCATAGCACCCGCTTTCGGGCAGGGACAAGGCATTAGTCTGAACAAAATCATTGCGAAGGTCGACAACTATTACGTGCTGAAGACAGATCTGGAAGAAGCGTACCAGTCTTACGTTGGGCAGAATCAAACACCCCCGCAAAAGTGTCAGTTACTTGAAAGCCTGGTTATCAACAAAATGATGCTCGCCAAAGCCGAAATCGACTCGGTGGTGGTTGAAGACAAACTGGTTGATAATGAACTCGATTCGCGGATGCAGTATATGATTCAGCAGTTTGGTTCAGACAAAAATATCGTTGAAGCATACGGTAAAAGTTTAGAGATGCTGAAGAGCGAACTGCGCCAGCAGGTGAAAGACCAGAAGGTGGTGCAGAAAATGCAGCAGAAAATCACCTCTGATATGAAGGTGACACCCCGCGAGGTAAAAAAATTCTTTGAAGAAATCCCCAAAGATAGCCTTCCGTACATGCCCGCCGAAGTTGAAGTCGGCCAGATTGTTCGTTTTGCCAAGCCAACCAAAGAGCAGAAAGATGCCCTTAAACAACGTTTGCTCGATATTAAAAAGCGCGTTCAGGACGGTGAAGACTTCGCCAAATTAGCCAAAGAATTTTCGGAAGACGTAGGCTCGGCCCAAAATGGGGGCGACCTCGGTTTTGCCAAGCGCGGTATGATGGTGGCCCCGTTTGAAGGTGCGGCCCTGAAACTGAAACCCAACGAGATGTCGGACGTAGTAGAGTCGGACTTTGGTCTGCACCTGATTCAGTTGCTCGAAACGCGCGGAGCCGAATACCACGCCCGGCACATCCTGCTTCGCCCCGATTATAACCGGCTGGATCTTGCCGGCCCAACGAAATATTTAGACAGTCTGCGGGCACTGATTGTAGTGGACTCGCTCAAGTTTGAAAAAGCGGCTAAAGAATACTCCGACGATAAATCGACTGCCGATGCCGGTGGTTTGCTGCGTAACCCCGAAACGGGTAGCTCGCGGCTGGCAATGGACGGATCGATGGAATACGCCATGTTTCAGATGCTCGATACAATGGCCGTGGGCAGCATCTCCAAACCTTTAGCCTACCGCACTGAAGATGGTAAAAGTGCGGTACGATTGTTGTTTTACAAAAGCAAAATTGCCCCTCACACGGCTGATTATAAACTCGATTTCGAGAAGTTGCAGAACATTGTGCTGACCAACAAAAAGAACCGCGCTATTGATGAGTGGTTCCGCAAATCGGTTGCCGATGTGTACATTACCGTCGATCCTGAGTTCAGTAGCTGCCGCATTTTTGGCACCACGCAAAACAGCGCGGCCCAGGTCGGCGGGGGCGGCAATTAG
- a CDS encoding peptidylprolyl isomerase: protein MRQLTGGFLVALAVAACKTAAPVVQQPAPPQPVILKLGQKSFTTDDFFQSFTKNQLSTDSAQRTDIKDYFDLYTNLKLKVLAAESEGYDTTEAFREEMNTYRKQLAQSYLTDKVLVESLTAEAYQRMQQEVNASHLLINVPEDAAPTDTLTAYESVQTLRRRATSGEDFSKLAREFSQDPTTAPNGGNLGYFTVFSAIYPLETAAYTTPVGQVSPPVRTRFGYHLVRVNDRRPSRGKLRVAHILVRLSPGADVPGQRVAEERINTAYARLQKGDRFEDVCREMSDDVTSRQNGGQLPPFETGRQVPAFEEAAFSLVNPGDVSKPVRTNYGWHVIKLLERQGVPAYADLAPSLRQRVTTDTRADVLRQSAVQRLRQEYPVREDKAVLTAALAKADSSLLRGRWRFSEPLDETLQNKTLVTIGGKDHTVNQFFDYVRQRQQPPRNPALAATATDPTPAAAGSPPVAMRRLFDRFIGDQLIATEEANLEKKSPEFRSLLAEIRDGVLLSQMMEKNVWERSMADTTSQRQYFEQNRAKYTLPERAVATILVAKHDTLIRQATERLSGKAPYQLRRSAPDLTFEKGQTTLTPNLRESLYDVLVAMTRNPDYVVEVSGSHDPTEQDSVSAGRIRSVVSYLQTRGIALSRIMEKDYQGARPGSSGAAQRRVGLQYFSNAKADVVNVLNNKALQTSGNPNEPAISLVEGVFAQGANSYVDAIEQWRPGTTTLRRNDSVIAVRIDRIEPARAKTFAEARGTVINDYQAVLEKQWLAQLRQKYPVNVNEEEIRKLMK, encoded by the coding sequence ATGCGCCAACTCACCGGCGGCTTTCTGGTAGCTCTTGCGGTTGCAGCCTGTAAAACGGCAGCACCGGTTGTTCAGCAGCCCGCTCCTCCGCAGCCTGTTATCCTGAAATTAGGCCAGAAATCGTTTACAACCGACGATTTTTTTCAGTCGTTTACCAAGAATCAACTCTCGACTGACTCGGCACAGCGGACCGATATCAAGGACTATTTCGACCTTTACACCAACCTGAAATTAAAGGTACTGGCTGCTGAAAGCGAAGGCTACGACACTACCGAAGCCTTTCGGGAGGAGATGAATACCTACCGCAAACAACTGGCGCAGTCATACCTGACCGATAAAGTGCTGGTTGAATCGCTGACGGCTGAAGCATACCAGCGTATGCAGCAGGAGGTCAATGCATCGCACCTGCTGATTAACGTACCCGAAGACGCGGCACCCACCGATACACTCACGGCCTACGAATCGGTGCAAACGCTTCGACGGCGGGCTACCAGCGGGGAAGATTTCAGCAAGCTCGCCCGCGAGTTCTCGCAAGATCCTACTACCGCGCCCAATGGCGGCAACCTCGGTTATTTTACCGTCTTTTCGGCGATTTATCCGCTCGAAACGGCAGCTTACACCACCCCCGTCGGGCAGGTGTCGCCCCCCGTCAGAACGCGCTTTGGCTATCATCTTGTGCGCGTCAACGACCGCCGACCCAGCCGGGGTAAATTGCGCGTAGCCCATATTCTGGTACGGCTCAGCCCAGGTGCCGACGTGCCGGGGCAGCGGGTCGCCGAAGAGCGCATCAATACGGCCTATGCCCGCCTACAGAAAGGAGATCGTTTTGAAGACGTTTGCCGGGAGATGTCGGACGATGTAACGTCGCGGCAGAACGGCGGTCAGCTACCGCCTTTTGAGACCGGGCGGCAGGTGCCTGCTTTTGAGGAAGCAGCCTTCTCGCTCGTCAATCCGGGCGATGTTTCCAAACCGGTGCGGACGAACTACGGGTGGCACGTTATTAAACTACTCGAACGGCAGGGCGTCCCGGCTTACGCCGACCTGGCCCCGTCGCTGCGGCAGCGCGTTACGACCGACACCCGCGCCGACGTGCTGCGCCAATCGGCGGTGCAACGGCTTCGGCAGGAATACCCCGTTCGTGAAGATAAAGCTGTACTGACAGCCGCGCTGGCAAAGGCCGACAGCAGTTTGCTGCGTGGTCGGTGGCGATTCAGCGAACCGTTAGACGAGACGTTGCAGAACAAAACCCTTGTGACTATTGGCGGTAAAGACCATACCGTTAATCAGTTTTTCGACTACGTGCGGCAGCGTCAACAGCCACCGCGTAATCCGGCTTTAGCCGCTACAGCCACCGATCCTACGCCCGCAGCGGCTGGCTCCCCACCCGTTGCCATGCGCCGGTTGTTCGACCGGTTCATAGGCGATCAGCTTATTGCCACCGAAGAAGCGAACTTAGAAAAAAAATCACCCGAATTTCGGTCGTTACTGGCTGAAATCCGCGATGGTGTGCTCTTGTCGCAGATGATGGAAAAGAACGTTTGGGAGCGTTCGATGGCCGACACGACGAGTCAACGGCAGTATTTCGAGCAAAACCGCGCCAAATACACGCTTCCCGAACGCGCCGTTGCCACAATTTTAGTAGCTAAACACGATACCCTGATTCGGCAGGCTACAGAGCGGCTAAGCGGTAAAGCTCCGTATCAACTCCGGCGTTCGGCCCCCGACCTGACATTTGAGAAGGGTCAGACAACGCTAACGCCCAATCTGCGCGAATCGCTGTACGACGTGCTGGTAGCAATGACCCGTAACCCCGATTATGTGGTTGAAGTATCCGGTTCGCACGACCCGACCGAACAGGACTCGGTATCGGCAGGGCGCATCCGGTCGGTGGTTAGCTATTTACAGACACGCGGCATTGCCCTAAGCCGCATCATGGAGAAAGACTATCAGGGCGCACGACCCGGCAGCAGCGGTGCCGCACAGCGTCGGGTGGGGCTTCAGTATTTTTCCAACGCCAAAGCCGATGTAGTCAACGTATTGAACAACAAAGCCTTGCAAACAAGTGGCAATCCGAACGAACCGGCCATCAGTCTTGTCGAAGGCGTCTTTGCTCAGGGGGCTAACTCATACGTTGATGCCATTGAGCAGTGGAGACCCGGCACTACTACGCTCCGGCGTAACGACAGCGTGATTGCCGTTCGTATTGACCGTATTGAACCGGCTCGTGCCAAAACATTCGCCGAAGCGCGGGGCACTGTTATCAACGACTATCAGGCCGTACTGGAAAAACAATGGCTGGCTCAACTCCGGCAGAAGTACCCGGTTAACGTGAATGAGGAAGAAATCAGGAAACTGATGAAGTGA
- a CDS encoding n-acetylglutamate synthase, protein MYNNKTFRSVTNTANGEVGNETLFYYRQQGQIVWADYSGGSIVKGFLIATVQNDNSLNMRYQHVNKRGELMTGRCQSTPEILPDGRIRLHERWQWTSGDGSAGESIIEEVLAHEL, encoded by the coding sequence ATGTACAACAACAAAACGTTCCGCTCTGTCACGAATACGGCCAATGGCGAAGTAGGCAATGAGACCTTGTTCTACTATCGCCAGCAGGGGCAAATTGTTTGGGCTGACTATAGCGGGGGCAGTATCGTCAAAGGCTTCCTCATCGCCACGGTGCAGAACGATAATAGTTTGAATATGCGGTATCAACACGTTAACAAGCGGGGCGAACTGATGACGGGCCGCTGCCAATCTACACCCGAAATTCTGCCCGATGGCCGCATTCGGCTTCACGAACGCTGGCAGTGGACCAGTGGCGACGGCTCGGCGGGCGAGTCTATTATTGAAGAAGTTTTAGCGCATGAACTATAA
- a CDS encoding agmatine deiminase family protein — protein MSLVPAREGFFFPAEWHPHVATWLSWPHTEASWTRDRQELMFPAYIDFIKAIAESEHVCINAHDETVMQAANMRLLLAGADMSRITLLPHPTNDSWCRDHGPAFLINPDTNQRMIVNWGYNAWGNKYPPYDRDDLIPVQIAHYRQLPYVTPGIIMEGGSVEFNGAGTVLTSRACLLNQNRNSHLNQADIEQYLCDYYGVQQVLWVEEGIVGDDTDGHIDDTVRFVNEDTVVAAYESNPNDDNYPFLQDIHRELREMRLLNGKQLNIVELPMPNPVVSDGLRLPASYANFLITNGAVIVPTFRCAKDQPALDIIGQCFPTRKIIGIDSTDIVWGLGSFHCLSQQEPV, from the coding sequence ATGTCTCTTGTTCCCGCCCGCGAGGGCTTTTTCTTTCCGGCTGAGTGGCATCCGCACGTAGCAACCTGGCTTAGCTGGCCGCATACCGAAGCGTCGTGGACGCGCGACCGGCAGGAGCTGATGTTTCCGGCCTATATCGACTTCATCAAAGCCATTGCCGAAAGCGAACACGTGTGTATCAACGCGCACGATGAAACCGTGATGCAGGCGGCCAACATGCGGCTACTGCTGGCCGGGGCCGATATGAGCCGCATCACGCTCCTGCCCCACCCCACCAACGATTCGTGGTGCCGCGACCACGGCCCGGCATTCCTGATTAATCCCGATACCAACCAGCGGATGATTGTCAATTGGGGCTATAATGCCTGGGGCAACAAATACCCGCCCTACGACCGCGATGACCTGATTCCGGTGCAGATTGCCCACTACCGCCAGTTACCCTATGTGACGCCGGGCATCATTATGGAAGGTGGTTCGGTGGAGTTCAACGGAGCCGGAACCGTGCTGACAAGCCGGGCCTGCCTGCTCAATCAGAACCGCAACAGCCATCTCAACCAGGCTGATATTGAACAGTATCTGTGCGATTATTACGGTGTTCAGCAGGTGCTCTGGGTAGAAGAAGGTATTGTTGGCGATGATACCGACGGGCATATTGATGACACAGTTCGGTTTGTAAACGAAGATACCGTTGTAGCCGCTTACGAGTCGAATCCCAACGATGACAATTACCCATTTTTGCAGGACATTCACCGCGAACTCCGCGAGATGCGGCTGCTAAACGGCAAACAACTCAACATCGTTGAACTGCCCATGCCCAACCCTGTCGTGAGCGATGGCCTGCGGCTCCCGGCTTCCTACGCCAACTTCCTGATTACCAATGGTGCCGTAATTGTACCGACGTTCCGCTGTGCTAAAGACCAGCCCGCGCTCGACATCATCGGGCAGTGCTTTCCAACCCGAAAAATCATCGGTATCGACTCAACCGATATTGTTTGGGGATTAGGCAGTTTCCACTGCCTGAGTCAGCAGGAGCCTGTCTGA
- a CDS encoding HAD family hydrolase, whose amino-acid sequence MPTPPFAALFDMDGVLIDNTDFHINAWLQFSQHHNNPITKEQYIDNINGRVSADAMAYVLKRTVSGEELVALTEEKEGIYRDLYRSHLQPAPGLLAFLDVLKAANARLAVGTSAPASNVDFTLDGLTIRNRFDAIVDASMVRHGKPNPEIYLTAAGRVGVLPGRCVVFEDAFAGIEAGLRAGMTVIALATTHTHNELQDTGAALIINDFTELTVEQLLALLDEESN is encoded by the coding sequence ATGCCAACGCCCCCGTTTGCCGCCCTCTTCGATATGGACGGCGTATTGATCGACAATACCGACTTTCACATCAATGCGTGGCTGCAATTTTCGCAGCATCACAACAACCCGATCACCAAAGAACAATACATCGACAACATCAATGGGCGCGTATCGGCAGATGCTATGGCGTATGTGCTTAAACGTACCGTTTCGGGTGAGGAATTAGTAGCCCTGACCGAAGAAAAAGAAGGTATTTATCGCGATTTATATCGTTCACACCTGCAACCGGCACCTGGTCTGCTGGCGTTTTTAGATGTTCTGAAGGCTGCCAACGCCCGGCTTGCCGTTGGCACCTCGGCTCCTGCCAGTAACGTTGATTTCACGCTCGACGGGCTAACCATCCGCAACCGCTTCGACGCCATTGTCGATGCCAGCATGGTTCGGCATGGCAAACCCAACCCCGAAATTTACCTGACAGCCGCCGGGCGCGTGGGCGTATTACCGGGCCGTTGTGTTGTGTTTGAAGATGCCTTTGCGGGCATCGAAGCGGGTCTGCGGGCAGGCATGACCGTTATCGCATTGGCAACGACACACACACATAATGAATTGCAGGATACCGGCGCAGCCTTGATTATAAACGATTTTACCGAACTAACCGTGGAGCAATTGCTGGCGTTGCTCGATGAGGAATCGAATTAA